The sequence AACAGGAATGCCTGCAGCTTTTTTAGCAGCGCGTAAAGCGTCCCAATAGCCGCCAATCTGATCAATAAGACCATTTTGAAGGGCTTGTGAGCCAGTCCAAACACGACCTTTGCAAACGTCATCTAATTTAGCTGCTGGGATTTTTCTTGATTCACCTACTTTTTGTGTAAAATCTTTATAAACAAAATCAAGAGATTCGTTTAGCTTTTTATAGGAGGCATCTGTGAATGATTTGTTTTGGCTCCACATATCAGCATTTTCACCCTTTTTAATAACATCCCAACTTACACCTAGCGTATTCCAAAGCTCTTCAAACTGAAGTTTACCTGAAAAAACACCAATTGAGCCAGTAAGGGATGTTTCATTAGCAATAATGCGATCTGCGGCCATCGCCATAAAATAACCCCCACTTGCAGCGACCGATGCTATTGAAACAATAACAGGTTTTTTACTTTCTTTGGCACGTATGACTTCACGCCAAACCATATCTGATGCAGGATACGATCCCCCAGGACTATCCATTCTTAAAATGATTGCAATAACTTCATCATCTTTAACAGCTTGTCTTATGGCTTTAGCAACTGTTTCACCACCCACACTACCGCCTGGCATAAGACCAAAAGGTGGTGTTTTGCCACGATGAATTTCACCTACACCGTAAATCATCGCAATTTTTTGCTTTGAGTCTGTAGGTGATTTTAACGATTTGACATAATCAGCAAATTTGATCCATTCGACATCTGCATTTTTTTCTTTGACCATGACTTTAAATTCATCCCAATAGCCTAATTTATGAACAAATTGTTCTTCTAATGCTTTTGGTGCATCTAACGGCGCTTCATCAATCAATTTTTTTAATTTTTCAATGTCGATATCACGATCTTTTGAAATTGCTTTTAAAATAATATTATAGTTTTCGTCAAAAAGTGATTTTTCCATTTCTAATTGAGCTGGTGGGATCGATTCATGTAAATACATATTAGGGGCGGACTTAAATTCTTTGCGTTGTCCAAATTGTGCTTTAACACCAATTAAGTCCATAATTTTTTTACAGAAGGGAAGTTCTTCACCTATACCTGTAAGACCTAAAGCACCAGAAGGTTGCATCCAAATTTGTTCAAAAGCAGATGCTAAATAATAAGGCGTCGTGGCCCATGCACCATCACCAAAACTATCCGTATAAAAGTACGCGAATTTTCCTGATTGCTTAAATCTTGCAACAGCATTTCTAATTTCTTCAGCTTGGGCAATGGTTAATTCTGGATCAAGTGTTCTAAAAACAATGCCTTCAATACGATCATCACTTGCGGCGCGATCAAGGCTTTCAAGAACAGTACGAATGGATAAAACATAGCCTAAGCCTAAATATTCAAAAGGATTGTCATTGGAGTTTTCAACAATAGGGCCATGAAATTCAAAATTTAAGATCATTTTTTTGGGCAAGGTTTTTTCAGAACCAAAAAAATAAAAATATGACACTGTTAACATTAGGATAAGGAAAAAGGCGATGACGCCAACACCTGTAAAAAACCCCAATAAAAAACGGGACATAAATCCTCTCATAAGCGTTTCCTTCCCTAATGTTATATTTTTTTTATAGTCTGTTTTAGTCGTTATCGTCTTTTGCAAGTGTAATGTCAGGTGCAGTAGGTGATTTCATACCAACCACATGATACCCTGTATCGACGTGATGTGTTTCACCTGTTACAGCTTTGGATAAATCGCTGAGTAAATAAAGTGCTGATCCACCAACATCTTCAAGCGTTACATTTCGTTTTAATGGCGCATTATATTGGTGCCATTTTTGCATATAACGGAAATCACTGATACCTGCCGCTGCCAATGTTCTTATGGGGCCTGCTGATATCGCATTAACACGAATATTTTGTGAACCCAAATCAACCGCCATATAGCGAACACTTGATTCGAGCGCCGCTTTTGCAACACCCATTACATTATAATGAGGCATAACGCGTTCACCACCTAAAAAGGTAAGTGTTAAAAGGGAGCCACCATCAGTCATCATTGCTGATGCACGACGCGCGACTGAGGTGAAAGAAAAGCATGAAATATCGAGCGCATTTAAAAAATTTTTGCGTGACGTATCAACGTAACGGCCCTTAAGTTCTTCTTTGTCAGAAAAAGCGATGGCATGTACTACGAAATCTATCTTGCCCCATTTTTCTTTGAGTGTTTCAAAAACGAGATCAAGACTTTCTTCATTCGTTACATCGCATTCAATAACAAGATCGGATCCAACGGAAGCGGCAAGGGGTGTAACACGTCTTTTAAGAGGTTCGCCTTGATAACTAAACGCCATTTCTGCGCCATGCAAAGCAAGGGTTTGAGCAATGCCCCAAGCAATTGAATAATGCGTTGCAACGCCCATAATAAGGCCTTTTTTTCCCTGCATTAATAACGGTGAACCTGACATTCTATCTCCAAATATACTTAACCAAAACTGTTGATGTACTGTATCATAACATCGTTTTTACGCTTACATATTTTTATAAAAAATTCAAGAAAAGAGGCGCTTTATTTTTTTAAAGGGAGAAAAGATATGGATTGCAGAGATTATTTAGGCATAATTTAACAATTTTTAAATTTGAGAAAATTAGTATTTTGTAGGAATGGGCAGAAATTTAGAAAAAAAAAGAGGGCAGAAAACCGCCCTCTTTCCCCCTAAACTTGGATTAGATTAATATCATAATAACATTAAGTTATTTATTAAACTAGCCCCCTAAATCAACTCCTTTTACTTTCGGATGCCAAATTTCAGGTTTTTTAACTTTTTCGGATGATTTTTTGACGGTTTCCGTATTTTTTGCATTCGTAAGACTTTTCCCATTTTGAGGCTCTTGCAAATGCTTATAATTCATTTCTTTTTTTATTTGCTCATTTTGCTGAAACAAGGGTGTTTCAATTGCTTTTACGTCAGCCCGAAATGATATTGTCATAACTAAGCTAAATAAAACTAAACAAGCCACACGATGTAGGTTTTTCATAACAACCTCCATACATTAACCTATATTAATATTGTACACTAAAAATACATAAATTTAACTATTTTTTAACTGTCTTTAAATTAAAATGATGTTAAGATAAAAATAAAAGAGGAAATCATGCCATGCGTATTACAGCAATATTGTCCATTATACTCACATCAAGCGCTTTTTTAAATACGGATAATTTATACGCAAAAACAAATCCTTCATCGCCATACATTAATTCGATTAATGATGAAGACAATGAAAATGAAAATGAAGCACCTAATCAAAAAATTCTGAGTGTTGATGAACGTCTAGACAAAGACAATAAAGAACAAATTAAATGGCAAAAAGAACATCAACCTGTTTGCCCACTTCCAGAAAACACAAAAATTTATCAAGATCTTAAGTCAGCATTTGATGCGAAGCATGCTGAATTAGAAGTAACACGAGATGCTTTAGAAGAGAAGCATCTTGAATTGCAAACGGCTAAGACATCGACTGCAACAGGCTTTGTTCATGATTCTGGATTAAATGCGAAAATTCTTGAATTACAGGCTGCAAAATCAGAAGCAGAAAAAAAACATGCGTTATTATCAGCTGAACATGTTGGATTGAAAGCTGAATTACAAGCTGCTAAAGCGGCTTTAGTCGCAAAACCTTCAATAACACCGGCTGTACCAGGCCATGTTCTTGATTCTGGATTAAATGAGAAAGTTCTTGAATTGCAAGCGGCTAAATCAGAAGCAGAAAAAAAACATGCGTTATTATCAGTCGAACACGTTGGATTGAAAGCTGAATTACAAGCAGCTAAAGCAGCTTTAGTCGCAAAACATTTAGCGCCGGGCGCTGTAATGCAAACGCCACCACCTCATCCTGGCATGGTGCCACCTCCTCCACCTCCGCCTCCACCTGCTATGGGGCCACCACCTCCACCTGCTATGGGACCTCCACCACCTCCAATCGGTAAATTTGCTCCTCCTGCAGGAGGTAGAGGCGCACTACTTGGTGATATTCGTAAGGGTCAACCCTTAAGGAAAACTGAAGGGTTGAAACAAACTGAAGAGGAAAAGCTTGCTGCTCAAAATCTTGCTAAAGCGCAAAGATTAGGAAGAGGTAATGCAGATTTGAATGAAGAAATAAGACAAAGGCTGTTAAATAAAAAACCTGCTATACCAGGTGCGAAACCAGCAGCTGGTGCACCAGGCGTAGTATCTTCTGCAGTGCAGTCAAAACCTGCAGTTCCATTACCTGCATGGAGGCAACAAGCTCTAGATAAGAAAAAGGCAAGAGAAGCTGCAGGAGAGAAGCCGGCACGAGCAAAAGGGGCCGATGAGATAAAAAAAGAAGCGGATATATTAAAAAGGGAGGCTGTACAACAAGAACTACAAGTGAAACAACGCAGTCTTAAAAAAGTTCCAGCTGACAAGATCCATGATAGGTCAGCACCTGCTGTAAGAGCTGAAGGCGAATAAGAGCTTCTTGCGTCCGTCTGGGGTTAGTAAACCCCAGTTTGGGTGTAATCAATCTACGGGACATATAGTGAAATAATCCGAAAACACTACAATCCTCCTACTTCCCGCGGCAAGTCCCTTGGGATCCATTATGCAGGAGGTAGTGAATGGATTTATCGAGACTTTCCCATGGGATTTATGGACCCCAAGTGACTTGCTGCGGGAAGTAGGAGGGGCTGGGAGACGCCCTTCAACTTGTAGCGTTTTCAAATCATTCGAGTGTAAAACAAAATTACGCTTAAGTAAAAAATATTTTTTTATAATTTTTTTGGATAAGAAGTATAGAAATTTTATAAAATATGAGTCATGATTTAGATATGATCCAGTTTTAGTATATATAATCGATCAATCTACCGGACAATTTTTATTTTTATGCTAGAAAATTGCTTACACACCCTTGTTTTTCTGAACGCCTTGAAGCAAAGTTTCATAGGCGGATTCAGGATTCAGAAAGAAATATATGCTCGTAAGAGCATGACTCTATCATATAAAAGCATGCCATGATATTCGATCATACTTTTTAACTGGACCCTGAATCCGTGCTCGAAGTTTCGCTTCTCGCCTGTTCAGGGAAACAACTGGGTATTTGGTAGGTTTCGAGTCCTAATTAAATTTTTGTCCCGTATAATAGGCTTCTTTCGAAACTCTACTACTGTGGCCGATTGATGCGTCGTCATCCTTTGCTCATGTAGGAAGAAAAAATTACACATCTTGCTTCATTCCTTGCATGAATTTAAATTTATTTCACTCTAAATTAAGTGGTTCCGATTATCGTTTCATTAAATATAATTTTCGTGCCGACTCTGGGAATTTTTCAATAGCGTAACGAAGCATTGTTCTAGGCATCTGTGTTGCATATTGATCTAAAAACTCAACTAACACTTTTAAATCTCGTTTGCCCATTTCGCGTAACATCCAACCAACAGATTTATGAATCAAATCATGTGGATCATTAAGCAATATTTCGGATAGTTTTACTGTCCATTCATATTGATCATTGCGAATGAAAAACCAGGTTGAAACAATCGCAATACGTCTTTCCCACATGTAATCTGATTTTGAAAGCGTTATAAGAATTTCTTTGTTCGTATTAAGTAAATGGTTTCCTACAATTAAATGTGCAGAGGCGTCAACCAAATTCCAATTATTGATATGCTTGGTATTTTTGAGATAAAATTGGTATATTTTTTCTTTTTCTTCATGTGTTGCTTTGTTGTATTGATCCACTAGGACAAATAAGCCGAGCATCCTTTCTTCATTAATGGGTGATTCCAGCAATAACTGAAGTTCAGCAATAGGTGTTGTTGAAAATTCTTTGCACACTTTTCGTAAAACAGGCACCGTAATACCAATAAATTGCTCATGTTCCGCATAGGCGCCGGGTGTTACTTTAAAAAATCGTTTAGAATCGTGCGCGCGTATAGGATCAGCTAGTTTTTCTAAGGTTAATTGTATCTTTTTGTAAATGTTCATGTATATACCCAAATAATCTGAACTACTGTTTTTAGTTTATGAACTTTGATCGCTTTTTAAACCAAAAACTCTTAGGTAAACTCATTACCCATCGCAATTTTTGGTATCAAAAATCACCTAAAATTTCATGCCCAAAAACCAGCATTTCCAAATCATTTGGGTGTACGTAAAAAATCTTATTAATGTATTTCTTGGATTTGAATAAGAAAAATTATTTCTTACTTATCCAGGAAAAAATTTTATATTCAACGTGTTGGAACAGGTTTT comes from Alphaproteobacteria bacterium and encodes:
- the sppA gene encoding signal peptide peptidase SppA — protein: MSRFLLGFFTGVGVIAFFLILMLTVSYFYFFGSEKTLPKKMILNFEFHGPIVENSNDNPFEYLGLGYVLSIRTVLESLDRAASDDRIEGIVFRTLDPELTIAQAEEIRNAVARFKQSGKFAYFYTDSFGDGAWATTPYYLASAFEQIWMQPSGALGLTGIGEELPFCKKIMDLIGVKAQFGQRKEFKSAPNMYLHESIPPAQLEMEKSLFDENYNIILKAISKDRDIDIEKLKKLIDEAPLDAPKALEEQFVHKLGYWDEFKVMVKEKNADVEWIKFADYVKSLKSPTDSKQKIAMIYGVGEIHRGKTPPFGLMPGGSVGGETVAKAIRQAVKDDEVIAIILRMDSPGGSYPASDMVWREVIRAKESKKPVIVSIASVAASGGYFMAMAADRIIANETSLTGSIGVFSGKLQFEELWNTLGVSWDVIKKGENADMWSQNKSFTDASYKKLNESLDFVYKDFTQKVGESRKIPAAKLDDVCKGRVWTGSQALQNGLIDQIGGYWDALRAAKKAAGIPVDKILKVEIFPRAKSLAERVVQYIEDIEDMTQTSKGLTSITKAGISYFSPLLEAIDRKNQKSTPSLYYEKNKPIGH
- the fabI gene encoding enoyl-ACP reductase FabI is translated as MSGSPLLMQGKKGLIMGVATHYSIAWGIAQTLALHGAEMAFSYQGEPLKRRVTPLAASVGSDLVIECDVTNEESLDLVFETLKEKWGKIDFVVHAIAFSDKEELKGRYVDTSRKNFLNALDISCFSFTSVARRASAMMTDGGSLLTLTFLGGERVMPHYNVMGVAKAALESSVRYMAVDLGSQNIRVNAISAGPIRTLAAAGISDFRYMQKWHQYNAPLKRNVTLEDVGGSALYLLSDLSKAVTGETHHVDTGYHVVGMKSPTAPDITLAKDDND
- a CDS encoding WH2 domain-containing protein; its protein translation is MRITAILSIILTSSAFLNTDNLYAKTNPSSPYINSINDEDNENENEAPNQKILSVDERLDKDNKEQIKWQKEHQPVCPLPENTKIYQDLKSAFDAKHAELEVTRDALEEKHLELQTAKTSTATGFVHDSGLNAKILELQAAKSEAEKKHALLSAEHVGLKAELQAAKAALVAKPSITPAVPGHVLDSGLNEKVLELQAAKSEAEKKHALLSVEHVGLKAELQAAKAALVAKHLAPGAVMQTPPPHPGMVPPPPPPPPPAMGPPPPPAMGPPPPPIGKFAPPAGGRGALLGDIRKGQPLRKTEGLKQTEEEKLAAQNLAKAQRLGRGNADLNEEIRQRLLNKKPAIPGAKPAAGAPGVVSSAVQSKPAVPLPAWRQQALDKKKAREAAGEKPARAKGADEIKKEADILKREAVQQELQVKQRSLKKVPADKIHDRSAPAVRAEGE
- a CDS encoding DNA alkylation repair protein, coding for MNIYKKIQLTLEKLADPIRAHDSKRFFKVTPGAYAEHEQFIGITVPVLRKVCKEFSTTPIAELQLLLESPINEERMLGLFVLVDQYNKATHEEKEKIYQFYLKNTKHINNWNLVDASAHLIVGNHLLNTNKEILITLSKSDYMWERRIAIVSTWFFIRNDQYEWTVKLSEILLNDPHDLIHKSVGWMLREMGKRDLKVLVEFLDQYATQMPRTMLRYAIEKFPESARKLYLMKR